The genomic stretch caaggccacagcttttgtcttaacgatatgCAATGCCTCAGTGTACACCATATACCCAGTCATCAccctggggttgaatcaccatggagccatactccatccggtagagcacagagtgtgggcacaacaacatgagaataaatggcaaactgttgatgttgaagcatgcatttcacgagatcaacaatgattcatttgtgagagtaatactctcaaggcacaagacatttgtcttgacaccaaccagaatgtttgtcactttgagatacatcccgatgaaaccccagaaactgtgcttctatatattgggaaagggtgtgtttgctgaggtctccctgtactcttGTAtgcgtagatgacatagcagtagatagaagtaatcactcaaatctttgtgtttgtaactttactaacgtcattggatgtgacttcaattcttcagctcctgttacatcttttcaattgctacaatctaattacacgttgattcgagatttgctgcccacccctatcggaatgaatctctcactagtgaagaagttgctgcAACACGATGAagtgaagcgattgttgaaagaggcccaagaaaatggacaaagaattctgattactgtccatcgtgatgttgaagaaatacaccacgtactggaaagggtcaagagagatgGGGGACAGGAATGGTGGGACAgcctttttggatggtcaccaacagctacaggacttttgaacaagatgctccatcctgttgtcgttttactagtactcactgtattgtgctttgctttgacagttGTTTTGTACGTttgactttggattatgatgaaaagcttaactcacttaatcaccccacaaggtgtatttgcacttgatatccctcgccacaagaggacatgtgatattccccatcagtattgagtatcgtggagcttgagtgacggTAGTCatggggtggattatgtggaagaattactaaattggccaagagtgcaaaaatacagcattgttcacacatgaaggaaagtcctaaaatccagaggcttctgaggtagaatacagccgcagctggcacgcgaagaatgcaacatctgtgattccctgtactagGTTACTTGCGAAactacaggagggatggaacggaacgcacttgttccgtggccttcccttgtgacgaatagcagatatggggacgagatggtactacggaacagataagcggcctacacgctacccgagccaacatttcgtcaaatgttgatgaaatgctgtcctttgtgcgaactttgctcactacaatgtaccaaaacacacctccatcccggagactaCCCGCCCCgcgaggtgcgaacactcctccttgagtacattaatcatactaaaagtacgtatgactaaagtcactcaaactccactttgaagataaaaaaatagtctaaaaatagcccaagagagaggggatgccagggaagacaccatcgcgaagaattccctTGCTGATTtacgggatcagtcgacgggctgagcctttcttcccctgcatagggacgcctttgggtaagacttcgatgacaccgagtgctttctcggggactttagaaatttctctagagaatctctaccctacatttatagccaggctggaTTGCTTATAAtattgtcgcgcgttttgtatacttaacaatatctttatttgcacgtgctttgcagactgtgtatttatcaccggcaatcctaaagaacctgtatatctgttgtttaaataaaccgcGCTGTTTAAGTAGCCagtcatttcgctttctcactgaacgcgaccaaagactagAGAGAGGCCGTGCtggttcaggagtacgactagactgaaggtgcagtccactattagtgtatccaaatcgtaagagtttaacacatattaaacgcgactggactgatagtgctggattggacatcactcagaatttaaacccagacGCACCTGGCCTCTGACCTGGGTGAGGAGttttagaacgcaagggggtttatcttctgccaaaaccgcttggccccttttcacgcaacaaggtagtcctgcaaggagcagggagatggactcgatgatcctcatgggtctctctcgacttgagacgttctatgatcATATTAACTCACGgccctcagtgggcaacccagtgccacccctgggcaagtcagtgcatcctagtgcctctgctgggcaacttgatctcttgcctggacaacccccagcaccatcaATGGGCAACCCAAAGAGCCCTTGGGCATCTGAGTGCAACCCCTGGGCAACcaagtgccacccctgggcaaacTGGTGCCCTCATTGGACAAGGCGGTggcagcagtggtgctgctgggccAGCCCGTGGGCGAGCAGAGGGCTCGCTGGGGCAGGCAGGTAGACCatggtgggggtgctggtgaggagatgcacggtgtccccagcagccccaccacgGCACAGCCTCTCGCAGCACCAGGGCACTGTGCACCAGTGACACTGGGAACTTCTCCTGGGAGAGGGTCCTTCCCCACTTATTTCAGGCTTTAGCCTGAGAAAAGGcattggaagaggaggagcccagcccagccgggggtgGTTAGCACAGCTGCTCCCCCTAACCCAAGgggctttctctccagcttctgaaaATACCCATCAAGTCTGCTGCCATGACCTCTGTGTCCCGCTTTATCCAGAGGAAACATTCTCATTGGCTTCATTTTACCGCTTTAGATGAACTGTGAGCTGTGTGAATGGCTCGTGCCAGGCtgacacctctgtcttctcatagcTGTTTTCCGtcgcctctccttttcccagctcttgcagctgcggaccgaatcacagaatcatagcattgcccaggttggaagggacctttcagatcgtcgaggccaaccatcgacccaacactgacaaaaaccatcactaaaccctatctctaagcaccacgtctgcccacctttaaaatccctccagggatggtgactccaccactgccctgggcagcctgttccagtgcttgaaaccctttcagtgccaaaatgtttcctcatatccatcctaaacctcccctgccgcaatttgaggccgtttcctcttgtcccatggcctgttccttgggagaagagaccgaccccccccggctaccccctcctttcagggagctgcagagagcgagaaggtctcccctcagcctcctcttctccaggctgaacataaccagctccctcagctgctcctcaccagacttgtaccccagacccctcaccagctctgtcgcccttctctggacacactccagcccctcaGACCATACCAACATGTTTTACAGCTTCTCGTGAGCGCAGTGACACCCTGCCCCAGCGCTCCTGCTTtctgtgcgcacacacacacggagccGGCCTCcacgggaaagccgtgcctctgcTGCCAGAGATCTGACAGAAAAGATGACTGAAACTCTTTCGCGTATACAAAGGTTTTCTTAGGCAACAAAAAGAGGTATGGCCCTTGGATTACTACCCATTCCTGTTCTCCCGTGTGGGTGGCAATGAAGCCACAACGCGTAATCCAAGGGGTCttgatcataggatcataggattgtctgggttggaagggacctttaagatcatcaagtccaaccatcaacctaacactgccaaaaccatcactaaaccatgtccctcagcatcccatctagccatcttttaagtacctccaggggtggtgactcaaacacttccctggcagcctgttccaatgcttgataacccatcAAAGGAGAATTCGGGGCCTTGGGAAagttggtaagggaatctgggaggcaggttgttttttcctctcctcccagttgcaggcaatgacattggaaggaacaggtgggaccagcctattaatacgtggctccgtggctggtgtcaccaacaccattttgggttttatggtaatgggatggcatacacggcaccaggcttgctggtgtcagatggggttcaccACTCATGGAATCCAAgactcatagaatgcgttgggttggaagggacctctcaagggcatctagtccaacccccctgcaatcagcagggacatcttcaactggatcacgttgctgagagcctcatccagcctggccttgaatgtctccagggatggggcctcccccacctctcggggcaacctgggccagggtctccccacccacctccaagggggaagagggtctttgctcaggaggtagcggggctcattgacagagctttaaacaaggcttgaagggagagggggacaatatcgggctgtccctgtgggatgagatgccaaggttggagggacggggtgccagcgagggcctgttgctctgagatgcgCTGGTGATgctgcctcacacttgaagtcttggagagatgagccgggggctcctgaggtcacaggagccaggagggaaacaccggtgcaataccccaaaggaatcaaggggtgttcctggaagaaggtggtatttgaaaagtcatggcatcaggtgaagtccccggggactggaaaaagggaaacattgcacccatttttaaaaagggtttaaaggagggtacagacctgtcggcgtcacctctgtggctgggaaggtcatggggcagatcctcctaaaagccacgctaaggcccatggagggcaaggaggtgatttgagacatggcttcaccctgtgctttttccacatcagactccaatggaggaggacacgacactttttctcctaaaatcacagaccgaatgggtaggaatgaatccctgtgggtggatttactcttagttgcatccaggatattttcagttactttctgtcacgccgtgaaagagcagtggaaagagaaaaaccaaagggaaaaaaaaaatactcctgctagaccatgtgacatgcaaagtgataatttaatttctacccAGGCTTCCATCAGGAAGTAGAAGGTTAATCATGTACTATTTATAACATATAGGGAAAACTGATAACTCTGGCAATggatgccgtggggtgggctgagcccagcctagatgggacccagcagccgcgtggtgctgggaaaggtcttgcgcatcgccatgcacttctcctggtcgatgaacagggagttggctttgacggccaggtcgtgctgcaggaTCGCTTTGGTgcgaaccagcatttgcaaggtgtcctggctgtctctcagctgctgctgaagagtctgcaccgtCTCTTCGATGTCacggacctcgttgacaaggctggaaaacagcaaggagccctcattagaagtcACATCACGCGGGTGGTTTCTAGCATGGCGCTGCTGAtgggcccctggggcatgggttttcccccttcagtgcgCTCAGACTCACTCGGACCCCCTCTGTTTGTGGCAGATCCATTgggaagctgagggcagagctcctcggggTCTCGGCGAGGAGGCACGGTGAACGTCTGCTCGAAGGCTTCGGCAACGCgcagccgcgtctgccagagcaggtggtgccaccaagcagagggacgagcagctgtggtttcccgttcctgtttggttttgtggctttcttggctccccctcctggatttccccgggcaagggtcctccccacacccacgggtgcacacgcagcgaaagaggacagctgggagaggataaaagcgaaggtgaaacaagtggaggatggaacaaaggatggcgtgagagatgctgaaccggctctggggctgggtttaaattgctttgaaaaggcttcccagggagcctcacccagcgggctgccaggaggaggtgtgaagttcagggtgcctgatcctccacagcccctcggggtgcaatgccaaagagctccctctgtccttgacaggatttccagtgtccccaggggaggtgagcacagccctcactgcttctccgtgtggtgcacagaatcccaggctggcggggcttggcagggacctctggagatcacccagtccaaccccctgccagagcagggtcacccacagcaggtggcacaggaacgcctccaggcgggtttgggatgtctccagagacggagactccaccacctctcggggcagcctgggccagggctctgccaccctcacagcaaagaagttcctcctcctgtttaggtggaactccctatgctcaagtttgtgcccgttaccccttgtcctgtccccgggcaccactgaaaagagcctggccccatcctcctgacaccccccctttcagtattgataagcgttgataaggtcccccctcaggcgtctttcttccagcctgaagagacccaaatccctcagcctttcttcacaagagaggtgttccagtcccctcatcctcttggtagccctttgctgtcccctctccagcagttccctgtccttctggaaccggggagcccagcactggacacagcaccttgcaccgcagctgcacccttgcggttaccccaaaggaaggacctaagagctctcagcatgagcctgttggagagtaaagggcttgtccttcaaacctgagcccatccagccgccgggaagcaggcaggagagaagacggggttgacgcaagtaggaaaaatccggcccctcatggggtggcatcaggcccCCCCCGGCCGtggggtacagcctccgttgtgggcgcagagctctcccagcacccaaaggctgggatacccgctcattgcttttgattatgtcggtgcacttctggaaggactctttaggaaaaagaaccaaccccccatgattaattttgtcatccagcgatgctcccgagtgctaccacccgtgagccctcgaggtccccgctggccccgcgctcctgccttaccgcagctgggcagtgtcccggcacagctccatgtttggcctccgagtgcgctcgtccagccgggtctgagccacctttaatggaggcccctggtccctaatggccttttggatggcttctatattcctctccatctggaatatttcctgcagtgtctggcgtaagaaagaaacacatgcataaatttaaaaaatatattctccagcggcaacgggatttcccttttctgccatccatctgcagaaaaaaaacaagttcaattagcagaccccgggctcagactgctctcgctctgccatagatggaggcacagatccagcagccatttctctgcggggaaaagcctctctttgctcttgctgtcacatcagaggaggttttggagcagtgatggatctactgaattacccgctccccaaaattactgcttgcaggaactgatcgtccatcactagcaactaacagagggcaggtttttggtggatgctcgctgaaggatgtggcaccagcccgcgatgctgcaagcccagtttctgctcggttaatctgtgccgagcacttttcaggaagctttccatgagagccagtggtgcgagcctgctgcccatggctgatctccacttcatctgcttggcggagcaaacacaccgatacctgtgcagcaaccacagagcgctgagaccgaaaacacgtccttggaggagcagcaaagctgcaaaccccacagcagacaccccagcagagtcccagtaaagcccttctgcagggcagccagcgcctctgaagtaactagcgctgatgcaagtagtgctggcattttctgctggaaatccctgtgctagcaggctgtcagctgggatgagcaacgggcagtatcccttgggatgaaattacactgccaactcatcctgctccaagaagaaagtccccaagaaagctgggcaggggctgtttgcaagggcatgtagcgagaggacgaggagcaatggtttaaactagagcagggcaggtttagatgagacattaggcagaagttctttgcactgagggtggtgagacactggcccaggttgcccagagaggtgggggaggccccacccctggagacattcaaggccaggctggatgaggctctgagcaacctgatccagttgaagatgtccctgctgactgcaggggggttggactagatggccttgagaggtcccttcacacccaacacatcctatgactctatgattctaaatgatgctataaccaggttcttgtggtgaccgttcctctgctggggccaggtctgcgtggagggtcgcgctttggaggtgtcaccgggaagtgacagtgtcacaccaaaagggaggggttcaggctaccttagccaggtgggtctgaatctttctcttggcatcggccgtctcggcgatgcggttggtgaaggcgacgttcacggcgttgaactgcttccacatctggctgtccgtcactgccagcaggttctcgatgttgtcccgcagcttggcggaggccgcccgctggctctgggagcggaggatgttgttgttggtgaacttggcccaggactgcggcaccgagatcctggcggggaaaaggagaggcccccggtaagctggatgtgggcaggcatggaccctgccagggagcagcgtggattcactatagcttaaatctacacttttaattggactgtatgtcatagtttaaccccagccagcagccaggaccacgcgtgcgctggtgcagttctcccccttccccccagaagggagaagagggagaaaaggaggggaaagggaaagggaaaaactcgtgggtggagataaggacagtttaatagaacaataacagaaacgaacaataataataatagtaataataataataataatgacagaagtcactctcaccacccagtgaactggcaccttcccgagccccgaccgcatattcccaccccgcaccaacccccatttatatcctgagcatggcatctatggtacggaatattccgttggcctttcccttgttctgcctatgctcctcctcacttctatggcaagctgaaaagagtccttgaaaagtataaacatcgcctagcatcATCTAAgagacatctttgaaaatatgcataaacttagtgagctgtttcagcagaggtgctccgctgaattaattggcaggctgatctctcaacccctggtagaatgtttaatgaggtgggactggctttcaccctctggatgtttggcatccaactgtcagcagagggttgtgctccctttccggggagcggagagaaatgaccgctctgagggaggtgtctccagaccggatggatctgggttggggacaagcagctccctgccagggagaggcaccgcgtatcccggggacagcttgctgctggggaccgacagcgtgcactcacgtggcatcgacctgctccacccctcggtagtaactgatgccctgggaggtgttcatcaggtggtggcacctgtcgtcgatccggtgggccacctgcttgttggccagatccttctccaggttgtgctgggacgcccggttggaccttcaacatgcaaacagcagccatcggtggggacgtacgggtggaatggcttcctccccgttccactccccacagcagctcccggccccccgcgcagctctgtcctcccacgagcatcaccgcccgcatgccatggagcctccatgggctttatgcctgcggggtgtggggagagacaggcttcttctgggggttcacatctgctggggttctgctgtgaccacaaatgcacatcagccctacgacatgagagaaggagctcctccttacgtgatctgggctttggccttgtccaggaactgctgcatcttctcccggcacgacctgatgacatcgacttcctgggcaaaggcaaaagaggaccccaCCAGCgtccatactcactcgtcctggtcacactcctccccttggacctctccagccctgcacacagcaagaacttgcctgcttgtcttcctgcccaaagcaaacaggcaggaaaactcgcagctgagcctgcgcccagcgccctggaggggacagaagggtgctgtggctgcagccacggcctttgcgttccctttcagggtgggtcaataaggattttttcaccttgacctcagtgtcaagcggtggttagtcccactgcacggacagggacacatcctggtgtggacaggcagagcggttccctggaccactacacacctccgtccccagatcagcacctgccctttttgctcccaaaatgttttcctccccaggaggaatcccatccgtacgggacaagaggagatggacttgacttcggtgtaaatgcccaggctgaatttctgagacacattcagctccaccggaggaagtgtgttgctctcagctcacttgacttcagcacaaacccattgcctttgtgaagctccggctgctggaggcaggtgatcagtgctccaaatcccataactttgaaatccgGTAAAAATACcttcaacgcatgatctgagttgcccaacttactgttaagagctgttcctccacgttgtcgtggaccaggtcgatgcccatcctcttctcccggtgaagtaagcactcctgagcgacctgttggggacacgccatcaccgctggctgcaggggcagggctctctacggggaccgtccccatctccaataatgtgagaaaagaaattctaggtgggcaCGGAGATGACAAGAGAGGTAAAAAagtggcccggggcagctggtttagctgacaaggagcaggcgagctgcaacatcagcattaaaccatcatgagggagcagatgtgtccctggtgcagccacagctgaaacgggggacctgtgtcagccttgacgcccacctcgccagagcctcgtggtaagacacgggcttttgtctcccaaaccGGGATTTTGGATGTACCGcgtctaaaaatattgagttaagcaaacgcTGCTCTGAtgtgctcagcctgtgctgataggggatccagcagatggcaaggggggtttggttactactaacttaactaatggcctcttaataaaagctttctagacgttccggagct from Chroicocephalus ridibundus chromosome 14, bChrRid1.1, whole genome shotgun sequence encodes the following:
- the LOC134523474 gene encoding tektin-3-like, producing the protein MESVGSPLPAKFAHPRAIPTRFLPAIHTMASSYKNRFPYRPLPQSYSLSWMPSTYYKTAASKPTLAAFSKSSQGITAGEKLPSVSTRTTVFTRYTPEDWYKSNVTNYRESETSQKNAERLRADTSRIIDHKYQQTKKTQAESTKNLGVRANDIVFWKSELCHELDEVIGETNALTEVKTRLERALAEADAPLQVAQECLLHREKRMGIDLVHDNVEEQLLTEVDVIRSCREKMQQFLDKAKAQITSNRASQHNLEKDLANKQVAHRIDDRCHHLMNTSQGISYYRGVEQVDATISVPQSWAKFTNNNILRSQSQRAASAKLRDNIENLLAVTDSQMWKQFNAVNVAFTNRIAETADAKRKIQTHLAKTLQEIFQMERNIEAIQKAIRDQGPPLKVAQTRLDERTRRPNMELCRDTAQLRLVNEVRDIEETVQTLQQQLRDSQDTLQMLVRTKAILQHDLAVKANSLFIDQEKCMAMRKTFPSTTRL